Proteins from one Silurus meridionalis isolate SWU-2019-XX chromosome 3, ASM1480568v1, whole genome shotgun sequence genomic window:
- the mpc2b gene encoding mitochondrial pyruvate carrier 2b, which translates to MALVGLRASYHRLLNKVEHFLPAKLRPVYNHPAGPKTVFFWAPMFKWGLVMAGLADMTRPAEKLSTSQSAVLTATGLIWSRYSLVIIPKNWNLFAVNFFVGGAGGSQLFRIWKYNQEQKAKITTAEV; encoded by the exons ATGGCTCTGGTAGGACTGAGAGCCTCCTATCACAGGCTGCTGAACAAGGTCGAGCATTTCCTGCCTGCCAAACTTAGACCTGTGTACAACCACCCTGCAG GTCCCAAGACGGTTTTCTTCTGGGCACCAATGTTTAAATGG GGCCTGGTGATGGCTGGTTTAGCAGACATGACCAGACCAGCTGAAAAACTCAGCACATCGCAGTCTGCAGTACTGACAGCTACAG GTCTTATCTGGTCTAGGTACTCACTGGTTATTATACCAAAGAACTGGAATCTATTTGCTGTCAATTTCTTTGTTGGAGGAGCAGGTGGATCTCAGCTCTTCCGGATATGGAA GTATAATCAAGAACAGAAAGCGAAGATAACTACTGCAGAGGTGTAA
- the nxpe3 gene encoding NXPE family member 3 isoform X2: MDRQMPRFVTIFFLLALSGFIILICNITSLELSGQVISTFYQIQNSIHSAFKSPGVLWPLELNHTYCAHFGQEPTPEEAREERYLLNSIAWPGPILQGLPVELSSDPSKSYFVIQGPAEQRIGSQLVVHVHVQNFLGQPKKHGGDFLIARLHSPELSAGVAGQVHDHHDGNYTVWFPLLWAGVAWVEITMVHPSEAVVVLKRLQEEQPNRVFFKSLFRSGFLSETTVCNLCLPLNQQPLCNYTDPETGEPWYCYKPKILGCDTRINHFKGGYKKNLITEYEAQFFQSGINIKIPIHASGMDNVTVLPAGQRQARIKNKHKPAGYYFHNSWRPLSGPVIQQFNDSSTITRCLRGKIVYMFGDSTVRQWFEYLIANVPELKEFNLHSPKNVGPFIAVDNRNNILVRYRCHGPPIRFTSVLSSELRYVANELDRIKGGPDTVVLLSVWSHFSTFPIEVYIRRLRHIRRAVVRLLNREPATLVVIRTANLQKLDPESSLFNSDWFSLQIDDVLRAMFKGLNVHLLDAWEMTLAHHLPHLLHPPPTIIKNMIDLILSLICPVGRKKRS; encoded by the exons ATGGACAGACAAATGCCCAGATTTGTGACCATCTTTTTTCTCTTGGCACTGTCAGGGTTTATAATACTCATCTGCAATATCACATCTCTGGAG TTGAGTGGACAGGTTATATCTACCTTCTACCAAATACAAAATAGCATCCACTCGGCCTTTAAATCCCCTGGAGTCTTGTGGCCACTAGAGTTAAACCACACATACTGTGCACACTTTGGCCAGGAGCCCACACCAGAAGAGGCAAGAGAAGAGAGATATCTGCTCAATTCCATTGCATGGCCAGGCCCCATATTGCAAGGCTTGCCTGTGGAACTTAGCAGTGACCCTTCAAAAAGCTACTTTGTGATTCAGGGCCCAGCAGAGCAACGCATAGGCAGTCAGCTTGTGGTTCATGTGCATGTTCAGAACTTTCTGGGTCAGCCTAAAAAGCATGGTGGAGATTTCCTTATAGCTCGGCTACATTCGCCCGAACTCAGCGCTGGTGTTGCAGGGCAGGTACACGATCATCATGATGGAAATTATACAGTGTGGTTCCCACTGTTGTGGGCTGGCGTAGCCTGGGTGGAAATCACCATGGTGCATCCGAGTGAGGCAGTGGTGGTGCTCAAGCGGTTGCAAGAGGAGCAGCCCAACCGGGTGTTTTTTAAAAGCCTGTTCCGCTCTGGCTTCTTATCAGAGACCACCGTGTGCAACCTATGCCTGCCACTTAACCAGCAACCTCTCTGCAATTACACTGATCCTGAAACTGGAGAGCCATGGTACTGCTACAAACCCAAAATCCTAGGATGTGATACAcgaataaatcattttaaagggGGATACAAGAAGAACCTCATTACTGAGTATGAAGCACAGTTCTTCCAGAG tggtataaatataaaaattcctATACATGCATCAGGGATGGACAATGTGACTGTATTGCCTGCAGGACAAA GACAAGccaggataaaaaataaacacaaacctgCTGGCTACTACTTTCATAATTCATGGAGGCCTTTGAGTGGTCCAGTCATCCAGCAGTTTAATGACTCTTCAACCATAACACGTTGTCTTAGAGGGAAGATCGTATACATGTTTGGAGACTCCACTGTGCGACAGTGGTTTGAATACCTCATTGCTAATGTTCCTG aactGAAGGAATTCAACCTTCACAGTCCTAAGAATGTGGGGCCATTCATAGCTGTGGATAATAGAAACAACATTCTGGTGCGCTACCGCTGCCATGGGCCACCCATCCGCTTCACCTCAGTGCTTTCCTCTGAACTGCGCTATGTAGCAAATGAGCTAGACAGGATTAAGGGTGGGCCAGATACAGTGGTTCTCTTGAGCGTGTGGTCTCACTTCAGCACTTTCCCAATCGAAGTATATATACGCCGGCTACGGCACATTCGCAGGGCAGTGGTGCGGCTGCTGAACCGTGAGCCAGCAACCTTGGTGGTGATCCGCACTGCCAACCTGCAGAAGCTTGACCCGGAAAGCAGCCTGTTTAACAGTGACTGGTTCTCTTTACAGATTGATGATGTTCTGCGTGCCATGTTCAAAGGACTCAATGTGCATCTGCTGGATGCCTGGGAGATGACGCTGGCGCACCACCTTCCCCATCTTCTGCATCCACCTCCCACCATCATCAAAAATATGATAGACCTTATCCTCTCTCTCATCTGTCCAGTTGGAAGAAAAAAGAGGAGTTAA
- the nxpe3 gene encoding NXPE family member 3 isoform X1 has protein sequence MDRQMPRFVTIFFLLALSGFIILICNITSLEKLSGQVISTFYQIQNSIHSAFKSPGVLWPLELNHTYCAHFGQEPTPEEAREERYLLNSIAWPGPILQGLPVELSSDPSKSYFVIQGPAEQRIGSQLVVHVHVQNFLGQPKKHGGDFLIARLHSPELSAGVAGQVHDHHDGNYTVWFPLLWAGVAWVEITMVHPSEAVVVLKRLQEEQPNRVFFKSLFRSGFLSETTVCNLCLPLNQQPLCNYTDPETGEPWYCYKPKILGCDTRINHFKGGYKKNLITEYEAQFFQSGINIKIPIHASGMDNVTVLPAGQRQARIKNKHKPAGYYFHNSWRPLSGPVIQQFNDSSTITRCLRGKIVYMFGDSTVRQWFEYLIANVPELKEFNLHSPKNVGPFIAVDNRNNILVRYRCHGPPIRFTSVLSSELRYVANELDRIKGGPDTVVLLSVWSHFSTFPIEVYIRRLRHIRRAVVRLLNREPATLVVIRTANLQKLDPESSLFNSDWFSLQIDDVLRAMFKGLNVHLLDAWEMTLAHHLPHLLHPPPTIIKNMIDLILSLICPVGRKKRS, from the exons ATGGACAGACAAATGCCCAGATTTGTGACCATCTTTTTTCTCTTGGCACTGTCAGGGTTTATAATACTCATCTGCAATATCACATCTCTGGAG AAGTTGAGTGGACAGGTTATATCTACCTTCTACCAAATACAAAATAGCATCCACTCGGCCTTTAAATCCCCTGGAGTCTTGTGGCCACTAGAGTTAAACCACACATACTGTGCACACTTTGGCCAGGAGCCCACACCAGAAGAGGCAAGAGAAGAGAGATATCTGCTCAATTCCATTGCATGGCCAGGCCCCATATTGCAAGGCTTGCCTGTGGAACTTAGCAGTGACCCTTCAAAAAGCTACTTTGTGATTCAGGGCCCAGCAGAGCAACGCATAGGCAGTCAGCTTGTGGTTCATGTGCATGTTCAGAACTTTCTGGGTCAGCCTAAAAAGCATGGTGGAGATTTCCTTATAGCTCGGCTACATTCGCCCGAACTCAGCGCTGGTGTTGCAGGGCAGGTACACGATCATCATGATGGAAATTATACAGTGTGGTTCCCACTGTTGTGGGCTGGCGTAGCCTGGGTGGAAATCACCATGGTGCATCCGAGTGAGGCAGTGGTGGTGCTCAAGCGGTTGCAAGAGGAGCAGCCCAACCGGGTGTTTTTTAAAAGCCTGTTCCGCTCTGGCTTCTTATCAGAGACCACCGTGTGCAACCTATGCCTGCCACTTAACCAGCAACCTCTCTGCAATTACACTGATCCTGAAACTGGAGAGCCATGGTACTGCTACAAACCCAAAATCCTAGGATGTGATACAcgaataaatcattttaaagggGGATACAAGAAGAACCTCATTACTGAGTATGAAGCACAGTTCTTCCAGAG tggtataaatataaaaattcctATACATGCATCAGGGATGGACAATGTGACTGTATTGCCTGCAGGACAAA GACAAGccaggataaaaaataaacacaaacctgCTGGCTACTACTTTCATAATTCATGGAGGCCTTTGAGTGGTCCAGTCATCCAGCAGTTTAATGACTCTTCAACCATAACACGTTGTCTTAGAGGGAAGATCGTATACATGTTTGGAGACTCCACTGTGCGACAGTGGTTTGAATACCTCATTGCTAATGTTCCTG aactGAAGGAATTCAACCTTCACAGTCCTAAGAATGTGGGGCCATTCATAGCTGTGGATAATAGAAACAACATTCTGGTGCGCTACCGCTGCCATGGGCCACCCATCCGCTTCACCTCAGTGCTTTCCTCTGAACTGCGCTATGTAGCAAATGAGCTAGACAGGATTAAGGGTGGGCCAGATACAGTGGTTCTCTTGAGCGTGTGGTCTCACTTCAGCACTTTCCCAATCGAAGTATATATACGCCGGCTACGGCACATTCGCAGGGCAGTGGTGCGGCTGCTGAACCGTGAGCCAGCAACCTTGGTGGTGATCCGCACTGCCAACCTGCAGAAGCTTGACCCGGAAAGCAGCCTGTTTAACAGTGACTGGTTCTCTTTACAGATTGATGATGTTCTGCGTGCCATGTTCAAAGGACTCAATGTGCATCTGCTGGATGCCTGGGAGATGACGCTGGCGCACCACCTTCCCCATCTTCTGCATCCACCTCCCACCATCATCAAAAATATGATAGACCTTATCCTCTCTCTCATCTGTCCAGTTGGAAGAAAAAAGAGGAGTTAA